Proteins encoded together in one Bactrocera neohumeralis isolate Rockhampton chromosome 4, APGP_CSIRO_Bneo_wtdbg2-racon-allhic-juicebox.fasta_v2, whole genome shotgun sequence window:
- the LOC126754644 gene encoding uncharacterized protein LOC126754644 encodes MSENKDLVEINLNTTNSKLLEKGSSYNNNMSLFHFKDRSTVTSSTIPNKQGLSLTDSQGGAHKGATNVLHSIFGGSIEFVPNAYRSPTDLSCLRQMYCPDCEQRLHMDTISYDRLLYCCLPIFPFKCLYKRAIDRRQSGNKVICKRCGGNLGYWKQK; translated from the exons ATGTCCGAAAACAAGGACCTCGTCGAAATCAATTTGAATACAACTAACTCAAAACTCCTCGAGAAGGGTTCCAGTTATAACAACAATATGAGCTTATTCCACTTTAAGGATCGTAGTACAGTTACTAGCAGCACCATACCCAACAAGCAGGGTCTATCGCTTACAGACTCTCAAGGGGGTGCGCACAAAGGTGCCACAAATGTGCTGCATAGTATTTTTGGTGGCAGCATTGAATTTGTGCCCAACGCTTATCGTTCGCCCACAGATTTGAGCTGTCTGCGGCAAATGTACTGCCCCGACTGTGAACAGCGATTGCACATGGACACCATTAGTTATGATCGCTTGCTCTACTG ttgtttgCCCATATTTCCCTTCAAGTGTCTGTACAAACGCGCCATCGACCGGCGACAAAGTGGCAACAAAGTGATTTGCAAAAGGTGTGGAGGAAATTTGGGTTATTGGAAGCAAAAGTGA
- the LOC126754637 gene encoding uncharacterized protein LOC126754637: protein MQSQIELVEISLSGPNTPITPSTPEKRFEQATDAILSYVLGDTVRERDEYDPSVEESLQRRNQTSTAWAPKVKDDGKPHVRYFAVGPSTYQIRCPLCKQRADSETVQMSGILGHLSCLLSTLSCCFPIFSLSFVYLCLQSRLKSKRMFCNRCGGHLGFYWRPT from the exons ATGCAATCCCAAATCGAACTGGTTGAAATAAGTTTGAGTGGACCAAATACACCGATTACACCAAGCACCCCGGAGAAGCGATTCGAACAGGCCACTGATGCAATTTTAAGTTATGTCCTCGGCGATACGGTGCGTGAGCGTGATGAGTATGATCCCAGCGTGGAAGAATCCTTGCAGAGACGCAATCAAACCAGCACCGCTTGGGCACCGAAGGTTAAGGATGATGGGAAACCACATGTACGTTATTTTGCCGTTGGACCGAGTACCTATCAGATACGTTGTCCTCTCTGTAAGCAGCGTGCCGACAGCGAAACGGTGCAAATGAGCGGCATCTTGGGTCATCTCAGCTGTTTACTCTCCACATTGTCCTG CTGTTTTCCAATATTCTCGTTGTCCTTTGTCTATCTGTGCCTGCAGAGTCGCTTGAAGAGCAAACGCATGTTCTGCAATAGATGCGGCGGCCACCTAGGCTTCTACTGGCGGCCTACTTGA
- the LOC126754640 gene encoding uncharacterized protein LOC126754640 has translation MATTPSTVIVTIDSNDGALEDVMPVLSTNVGHLLEEPVEIQCPACGGKCLTSVERQAVTFLQKCVSVINFCLCCNPIRWSGRHDVNHYCSECGCYIGRYITLSWYKRQLFKMQHSDVVFENKWQRFCKVEKEALDNKIRANQQAKELVKLKKTKTSDESD, from the exons ATGGCAACCACACCGTCCACTGTCATTGTGACGATTGACAGTAATGATGGCGCTCTAGAGGATGTGATGCCGGTATTGTCTACGAATGTTGGACATTTACTAGAAGAGCCCGTTGAGATACAGTGCCCGGCTTGCGGCGGGAAATGCCTCACCAGTGTGGAACGGCAGGCAGTGACGTTTCTGCAGAAATGTGTTTCTGTGATTAATTTTTGCCTTTGTTG CAATCCCATCCGTTGGAGTGGTCGCCATGACGTCAACCATTATTGCAGCGAGTGTGGCTGTTACATTGGCCGTTACATAACGTTGAGCTGGTACAAGCGACAGTTATTCAAAATGCAGCACTCGGATGTGGTGTTCGAAAACAAGTGGCAACGCTTTTGCAAAGTCGAGAAGGAGGCGCTCGATAATAAAATACGAGCGAATCAGCAAGCCAAAGAGCTGGTGAAATTGAAGAAGACGAAGACGAGCGATGAGAGTGATTGA
- the LOC126754641 gene encoding uncharacterized protein LOC126754641, with protein MAAAVPEAPQLVKVKLIPAESLEERKRHIVANVVLEGRTSVVPYIDDAVSLSKVAQKQLLDATAVPKRSHKRLHFYSVGPRTYHTKCPLCQQYGDAAVMRAAGLKDATCCLSTSSCFFPIFWLCCISTWCGCNREWTTKGIYCSKCGGKLGIQQKPK; from the exons ATGGCAGCCGCTGTTCCAGAAGCACCACAGCTGGTGAAGGTCAAGCTGATACCGGCTGAATCGTTGGAGGAACGAAAGCGCCACATTGTGGCTAATGTGGTGTTGGAGGGTCGCACCTCCGTAGTGCCGTACATAGATGATGCGGTCAGCCTCAGTAAAGTGGCACAAAAACAATTGCTCGACGCCACAGCAGTGCCGAAGCGCAGCCACAAGCGTTTGCATTTCTACTCCGTGGGACCGCGTACCTATCACACCAAATGTCCGCTGTGTCAGCAGTACGGCGATGCGGCTGTGATGCGAGCGGCGGGTTTAAAGGATGCCACCTGCTGTTTGTCGACGTCGTCGTG CTTCTTCCCAATCTTCTGGCTCTGCTGCATTAGCACCTGGTGCGGCTGTAATCGCGAGTGGACCACGAAAGGCATTTACTGCAGTAAATGTGGGGGAAAATTAGGCATACAACAGAAGCCGAAATGA
- the LOC126754645 gene encoding uncharacterized protein LOC126754645, with protein MMSESNSTPTTPAIEDSNNTPAAADKNAKKPLSEKELKKLKEQHIYNNFATPLIGTYLNLPQESVMLKCPACGIVEMTQVENDMKWWATEINRFVGCLWVTFCCCCCMDYFIPCKQTDRNHYCKNCGCYFGRAMKHSAIKPKKLAATS; from the exons ATGATGTCGGAATCCAACTCCACGCCGACTACACCCGCAATCGAAGACAGCAACAACACACCTGCCGCGGCGGATAAAAATGCCAAGAAGCCTTTGTCTGAGAAGGAGCTGAAGAAACTGAAGGAGCagcatatttataataatttcgcTACACCACTCATTGGCACCTACCTCAATTTGCCGCAGGAATCGGTAATGTTGAAGTGTCCTGCTTGCGgcattgttgaaatgacacAAGTCGAAAACGATATGAAATGGTGGGCGACGGAGATAAATCGTTTCGTTGGCTGTTTGTGGGT TAcattttgctgttgctgctgtatGGACTACTTTATACCATGTAAACAAACGGATCGCAATCATTATTGTAAGAATTGCGGTTGCTACTTTGGCCGCGCTATGAAGCACTCAGCAATCAAACCGAAGAAGCTGGCTGCTACGTCATGA
- the LOC126754655 gene encoding uncharacterized protein LOC126754655 codes for MVQPQQKLPIVPQPTYFAVGPQPHEVTCPYCKATAKTVMQRPILRCFSRRHYCSECGEYLGTYRRPQL; via the coding sequence ATGGTTCAGCCACAACAGAAGCTGCCCATCGTTCCGCAGCCAACTTACTTTGCTGTAGGTCCCCAGCCGCATGAGGTCACCTGCCCCTATTGTAAGGCGACGGCTAAGACCGTGATGCAGCGTCCAATACTGCGCTGCTTCAGTCGACGGCATTACTGTTCCGAGTGCGGTGAATATTTGGGCACATATCGGCGGCCGCAACTTTGA